Proteins encoded in a region of the Mucilaginibacter sabulilitoris genome:
- the yidC gene encoding membrane protein insertase YidC — translation MDKNTFTGLFLIMAIIAGSIYFLKPSDAELKKERLVQQQDSLKKAGLAKASTPAAAKADTANGKPTVADSATLRSPFGAASIGSEKLVTLENKDLIVKLSTRGGKVASVELKNFKTFDKKPLVLFSGPQTHFGLVFSAGEKKINTDEYYFTSTAPELKVAENDSASVTLRLSYSATQYIDYVYSLKGTGYKLGLTIKPTGLDGVINNSSSVNLNWAASLHKQEKDIKQERQYSTVYYYNTENHDDYLSVSKDDQKEISDKKMVWVAFKQHFFSNVLISKGGISKSNLAVSTDVTDSADVKQMKADLTIARATDGTVPLEFYFGPNRYSTLKAQGNDLQKLVDLGWGPLKYINQFAVLPVFNFLKQFNWNYGLIILALTIVLKLVLSPLTYKSYLSMAKMRVLKPEMDEIKTKVGEDNPTLLQQEYLKLYKKAGVNPLGGCLPLLIQMPIVIAFFRFFPSLFELRGESFLWMHDLSTYDAVVTFPNIPLIGDHISLMCLLMTISTLIYTYFNNQISGATGQMKYIGYITPIIFLATLNSYPSGLNYYYFLANMLTFLQQYLIKFMVDDKKIHAQIQENKKKPDDPKKKKSGFGARMEEMMRQQQAQAAKKK, via the coding sequence ATGGATAAAAATACATTTACAGGATTATTCCTGATTATGGCTATTATAGCTGGCTCAATTTACTTCCTGAAGCCATCTGACGCCGAACTTAAAAAAGAACGCCTGGTACAGCAACAGGACTCTTTGAAAAAGGCTGGTCTGGCCAAAGCAAGTACACCTGCTGCAGCAAAAGCTGATACCGCTAACGGTAAACCGACAGTAGCAGATTCGGCCACTTTAAGAAGCCCTTTTGGTGCAGCCTCAATAGGCAGCGAGAAGCTGGTAACACTGGAGAATAAGGACCTGATTGTAAAACTAAGCACACGTGGTGGTAAAGTTGCTTCGGTTGAACTGAAAAACTTTAAAACTTTTGATAAAAAACCGCTGGTACTTTTTAGCGGCCCTCAAACTCATTTTGGTTTAGTTTTTTCTGCCGGCGAAAAAAAGATCAATACCGATGAGTATTACTTTACATCAACCGCACCCGAACTTAAAGTTGCCGAAAATGATTCGGCCTCAGTTACGTTGCGTTTAAGCTACAGCGCTACCCAGTATATTGATTATGTGTATAGCTTAAAAGGTACCGGCTATAAACTGGGCCTTACCATTAAACCTACCGGGCTTGATGGCGTTATCAATAACAGTAGTTCTGTTAACCTAAACTGGGCAGCCAGCCTGCACAAACAGGAAAAAGATATTAAACAAGAGCGTCAGTACTCAACAGTATATTATTATAATACCGAAAATCACGATGATTATCTGAGCGTATCTAAAGATGACCAAAAAGAGATCAGTGATAAAAAAATGGTATGGGTTGCCTTTAAGCAGCACTTCTTTTCTAACGTACTGATCTCCAAAGGCGGCATCAGCAAATCAAACTTAGCTGTAAGTACTGATGTTACCGATTCGGCCGATGTTAAGCAAATGAAAGCAGACCTGACCATTGCGCGTGCTACTGACGGCACGGTACCATTAGAATTTTATTTTGGACCAAACCGCTATTCTACTTTAAAAGCTCAGGGTAATGATCTGCAAAAGCTGGTAGACCTGGGCTGGGGACCATTAAAATATATAAACCAGTTTGCTGTATTACCGGTATTTAACTTCCTGAAACAGTTTAACTGGAATTACGGACTTATCATTTTAGCATTAACTATAGTGCTTAAGCTGGTGTTATCGCCACTTACCTACAAATCATATCTGTCAATGGCCAAAATGCGTGTGCTAAAGCCGGAAATGGATGAAATTAAAACTAAAGTTGGTGAGGATAATCCTACCCTGTTACAACAGGAATATTTAAAGCTTTACAAAAAAGCCGGCGTAAACCCGTTAGGTGGTTGTTTACCATTGCTCATTCAAATGCCTATCGTGATCGCGTTCTTCCGTTTTTTCCCAAGCTTATTTGAGTTGCGCGGTGAAAGCTTTTTGTGGATGCATGACCTGTCGACCTATGACGCGGTAGTTACTTTCCCGAACATTCCTTTAATTGGTGATCACATCAGTTTAATGTGTTTGCTGATGACTATATCAACATTGATATATACTTATTTCAATAACCAGATTTCGGGTGCTACCGGCCAGATGAAATATATTGGCTACATTACTCCTATCATATTCCTGGCTACATTGAACAGCTATCCATCAGGTTTGAACTACTATTACTTCCTGGCTAACATGCTTACCTTCTTACAGCAATACCTGATTAAATTCATGGTTGATGATAAAAAGATACATGCCCAGATACAGGAAAACAAAAAGAAACCTGATGATCCGAAAAAGAAAAAGTCAGGTTTTGGAGCACGCATGGAAGAAATGATGCGTCAGCAACAGGCACAAGCTGCTAAGAAGAAATAG